A genomic segment from Streptomyces sp. NBC_00654 encodes:
- a CDS encoding DUF1932 domain-containing protein — protein sequence MKSDIAAVGLLHPGSMGAAFATQLRARGTTVLWCPVGRSNASRQRAEQAGMEAVDDLRQLLRRVDLVVSLCPPAAAEVVAAAVAEHGFRGGTYVEANAITPQRVRAVAACLSDAAVVDGSVVGSPPVGGKQPTLYLSGPTRHVALVADLFEGTAVHTRSLGSEIGQASALKLAYSSYQKASRVLAAVAYGLADANGVADELLQIASKRAGSYLTETDYIPKTAARAWRWAPELEDAADLLTESGLPDRFMREIAAALHLWDEVHDRPVTVSRALELLSSVEARHTDARTS from the coding sequence GTGAAGTCCGACATCGCTGCGGTGGGGCTGCTGCATCCAGGCAGCATGGGCGCGGCTTTCGCAACCCAGCTCCGAGCCCGAGGCACGACCGTCCTCTGGTGCCCTGTCGGCCGCAGCAACGCTTCCAGGCAACGTGCGGAGCAAGCAGGCATGGAAGCAGTCGACGATCTCAGGCAGCTCCTACGACGCGTCGACCTGGTGGTCTCCTTGTGCCCGCCGGCAGCCGCCGAGGTGGTCGCAGCAGCAGTGGCCGAGCACGGTTTCCGCGGCGGGACGTACGTCGAGGCCAACGCAATCACTCCGCAGAGGGTCCGAGCTGTCGCCGCATGTCTGTCTGACGCAGCCGTTGTCGACGGTTCTGTCGTCGGCTCTCCTCCGGTAGGGGGGAAGCAGCCAACGCTTTACCTCTCAGGCCCCACGCGGCACGTCGCGCTGGTTGCCGACCTCTTTGAGGGGACCGCTGTGCACACACGTTCCCTGGGAAGTGAGATCGGACAGGCTTCCGCTCTGAAGCTGGCGTACTCCAGCTATCAGAAGGCGTCCCGCGTCTTGGCCGCCGTGGCATACGGGCTGGCCGACGCGAACGGCGTCGCGGACGAGCTCCTGCAGATCGCCTCCAAGCGCGCCGGCAGTTATCTGACGGAGACGGACTACATTCCCAAGACGGCCGCTCGCGCCTGGCGGTGGGCGCCCGAACTGGAAGACGCCGCAGATCTGCTCACCGAGTCGGGATTGCCGGACCGCTTCATGCGAGAGATTGCCGCTGCCCTTCACCTCTGGGACGAGGTCCACGACAGGCCCGTCACCGTCTCCCGTGCTCTCGAACTCCTGAGTTCAGTGGAGGCTCGTCACACAGACGCGCGTACGAGCTGA
- a CDS encoding HAD family hydrolase gives MQKLVLFDLDNTLIDRNGAIQDWAAQFAARYSLAGHAATQLVESVQARAFPATFESIRAEHRLPSSADSLWRQYCSDIAAAVRCPERVLTGMDALRATGWRVGIATNGATDIQNAKLQATGLVGRVDGVCVSESVGARKPSAVVFEAAAVACGSRLSQGGLMVGDNPETDIDGGRRAGLGTIWIHNGRSWPVRLAAPDHCVPDAEAAIALLLANDCSRSVTK, from the coding sequence ATGCAGAAGCTGGTGCTCTTCGATCTCGACAACACCCTGATCGACAGAAACGGTGCCATCCAAGACTGGGCCGCTCAGTTCGCCGCTCGGTACTCCCTCGCTGGCCACGCCGCCACGCAATTGGTTGAGTCGGTCCAGGCGCGAGCATTCCCTGCCACCTTCGAGTCCATACGGGCCGAGCACCGTCTCCCGTCCTCCGCTGATTCGCTCTGGAGGCAGTACTGCTCCGACATCGCGGCGGCGGTCAGATGCCCTGAGCGGGTGCTCACGGGCATGGATGCCCTACGAGCCACCGGTTGGCGAGTCGGTATCGCCACCAACGGGGCAACTGACATCCAGAACGCCAAGCTCCAGGCGACCGGCCTGGTCGGTCGCGTTGATGGCGTCTGCGTCTCGGAGTCCGTCGGTGCACGAAAGCCCTCTGCCGTCGTCTTCGAGGCGGCAGCCGTAGCGTGTGGCTCCCGCCTCTCCCAAGGCGGCTTGATGGTGGGCGATAACCCAGAGACCGACATTGATGGAGGTCGTCGAGCCGGCCTAGGCACAATCTGGATCCACAACGGGCGTTCGTGGCCTGTTCGGCTCGCCGCACCTGATCATTGCGTACCCGACGCGGAGGCGGCCATCGCGCTGCTGCTGGCCAATGACTGTTCGAGGAGTGTGACTAAGTGA